The Blautia hydrogenotrophica DSM 10507 genome window below encodes:
- a CDS encoding KpsF/GutQ family sugar-phosphate isomerase gives MEKNCYVDYSKFFQVAESEFSEFVKNIRYEEVEQAADLIQKAKEAGNRLHISGIGKPAHIAGYIASLMSSTGTPAYFLHGTEAVHGSCGQLKENDVVIFISNSGETAEMRATVQAIKNNGCKVIGVSGNPASWLAKQSDVHLFAGVREEGGVLNRAPRMSIIMETMVLQALSVVLQSQEHVTPQQYVRWHPGGKLGELREEEKGTKVC, from the coding sequence ATGGAAAAAAATTGTTATGTAGATTACAGCAAATTTTTTCAAGTAGCTGAGAGTGAATTTTCTGAGTTTGTGAAAAATATACGTTATGAAGAAGTGGAACAGGCGGCAGACTTGATTCAGAAGGCGAAAGAGGCAGGAAACCGTCTTCATATCTCAGGAATTGGAAAACCAGCGCATATCGCGGGTTATATTGCGTCTTTGATGTCTTCTACGGGGACCCCAGCATATTTTCTGCACGGGACAGAGGCGGTTCACGGGTCCTGTGGCCAGCTGAAAGAGAATGATGTGGTGATTTTCATCTCTAACAGCGGAGAGACGGCGGAAATGCGTGCGACGGTTCAGGCCATAAAGAACAATGGCTGTAAAGTGATTGGCGTCAGTGGAAATCCGGCTTCCTGGCTGGCGAAACAAAGCGATGTTCATTTGTTTGCAGGTGTGAGAGAAGAAGGCGGCGTTTTGAATCGGGCGCCGAGAATGTCGATCATCATGGAGACGATGGTGCTTCAGGCATTGAGCGTGGTACTTCAGTCTCAGGAGCATGTTACCCCTCAACAGTATGTGCGATGGCATCCCGGAGGAAAATTAGGCGAGCTTAGGGAGGAAGAGAAGGGGACGAAAGTATGCTGA
- a CDS encoding ABC transporter substrate-binding protein, protein MKKRLLSVALAVSMTAAMLTGCGSGSSDEANSSAQEGGEGKPTISVFTDYVESNSESVAVNFNKALEQTKEHFADKYNIESEAVAIESYKEKIKAMVAADETPDIFMTWGAGFMESFVDAGKVAAIDDYISEESKESLKTGALDMFEFDGKAYGLTANKWVGALYCNKTLFEENNLEIPTTFDELIEVCKTFREKGIQPIALGAKDQWPCQQYINEFVIQLAGTDEANKMAFKETSLDNEYVAQACDYVIEMIDAGAFNDGAMGLSNEEAYAAFTRGENPMMYTNSNYSAQAIAEDSAIKDSVTAVRFPLLDGADPNQYFGGAIDGLCMSSKCEYPEETYEVMEYLVRAWAEADGGLVTWEVSDEAKANVDFLNQEIIDYSADATGYSLAWDTLFDSNDAQTWLDLVSEVYAGNITSGEEFAKQLQAGIGE, encoded by the coding sequence ATGAAAAAAAGATTATTATCTGTGGCACTGGCGGTATCTATGACGGCGGCAATGCTGACTGGCTGCGGTTCCGGTTCTTCGGATGAGGCAAATTCCAGTGCACAAGAGGGCGGCGAGGGAAAGCCTACGATTAGTGTATTTACCGACTATGTGGAGAGTAACAGTGAAAGTGTCGCGGTGAACTTTAACAAGGCGCTGGAACAGACAAAGGAACATTTTGCTGACAAGTATAATATTGAGTCAGAAGCGGTAGCGATTGAATCTTATAAGGAAAAGATTAAGGCTATGGTGGCAGCGGATGAGACTCCAGATATCTTTATGACCTGGGGAGCTGGATTTATGGAGTCCTTTGTGGATGCAGGGAAAGTAGCGGCCATTGACGACTATATCAGTGAGGAATCGAAAGAGAGTCTGAAGACTGGGGCCCTGGATATGTTTGAGTTTGACGGGAAAGCCTATGGGCTGACCGCCAACAAGTGGGTAGGAGCGCTGTACTGCAATAAGACTTTGTTTGAGGAAAACAATCTGGAAATTCCCACTACCTTCGACGAGCTGATTGAGGTCTGCAAGACTTTCCGTGAAAAGGGAATCCAGCCGATTGCATTGGGCGCCAAAGATCAGTGGCCATGCCAGCAGTATATCAATGAATTCGTCATTCAGTTGGCAGGCACCGACGAGGCGAATAAGATGGCGTTTAAGGAGACATCTTTGGACAATGAGTATGTGGCCCAGGCTTGCGATTATGTGATAGAGATGATTGACGCAGGCGCGTTCAATGACGGCGCGATGGGATTGTCCAACGAGGAGGCGTACGCGGCCTTTACCCGGGGAGAGAATCCGATGATGTATACGAACTCCAATTATTCTGCACAGGCGATCGCGGAGGACAGCGCGATCAAGGACAGCGTCACGGCGGTTCGGTTCCCACTGCTGGATGGGGCAGACCCGAATCAATATTTCGGCGGTGCGATTGATGGTCTGTGTATGAGCAGCAAATGTGAGTACCCGGAGGAGACCTATGAGGTGATGGAGTATCTGGTGCGCGCCTGGGCAGAGGCTGACGGAGGTCTGGTGACTTGGGAGGTATCTGACGAGGCAAAAGCCAATGTGGATTTCTTAAATCAAGAGATCATTGATTATTCCGCGGACGCGACGGGATATTCTCTGGCATGGGATACCCTGTTTGACTCTAATGACGCACAGACATGGCTGGATTTGGTATCGGAGGTATATGCAGGGAACATCACGTCCGGAGAAGAGTTTGCAAAACAGTTGCAGGCAGGAATCGGTGAATAA
- a CDS encoding RbsD/FucU family protein, which produces MLKGKLIHPELIHQLALCGHGSKILIADGNYPLEEKSSGVKIFLGLGPGVPSVIEVLAAIHSVCEIEKAQVMVPEDDREPEIFGEFRRELPDLELEELVRYDFYAACMEEGVLKLAVSTGEQRTFANILLTVGCVE; this is translated from the coding sequence ATGCTGAAAGGAAAACTAATTCATCCAGAACTGATTCACCAGCTGGCATTGTGCGGGCATGGGAGTAAAATTCTGATTGCGGATGGAAACTATCCTCTCGAGGAGAAAAGCAGCGGAGTGAAAATTTTTCTCGGGCTTGGGCCGGGAGTTCCATCGGTGATAGAGGTTTTGGCAGCCATACACAGTGTATGTGAGATTGAGAAGGCCCAGGTGATGGTGCCGGAAGACGACAGAGAACCGGAGATTTTCGGAGAATTTCGCAGGGAGCTGCCGGATTTGGAGTTGGAAGAGTTGGTGCGGTATGATTTTTACGCTGCCTGCATGGAAGAGGGAGTTTTGAAGCTTGCGGTCTCCACAGGGGAACAGCGCACATTTGCAAATATTTTGCTCACTGTCGGCTGTGTGGAATAA
- a CDS encoding mandelate racemase/muconate lactonizing enzyme family protein — MIRHVIREVRADLIASPVQTGFQDATRKVETVGMCVIRVNTDQGLTGIGVTYHEVGGEAIKEMIERYYGPKLIGRDPFETEEIWEELFHYARGVGRKGLSFCALSAVDIALWDLKGKIMDLPLYRLLGGNKKKVPVYASGGWTSYDDDALVAEALEMVRRGYKMIKLKVGVEGGRNIRRDTQRCRKVREAIGPDIGFMVDANNAFHSGDAVRLANEIREYDILFFEEPVFADDIPGLRRFRQGTDIPLGTGEHEYTRYGARDLILGEAVDYLQMDVTRCGGITEMLKVIALSQAWNLAFAPHAMEHIHMHLVSAAANGAFLERLFLFEDITAMVFKDAPVPEEGILTIPDKPGLGLELNSEFLR; from the coding sequence ATGATAAGACATGTGATAAGGGAAGTCAGAGCAGATTTGATAGCATCACCAGTACAGACCGGATTTCAGGACGCTACCAGAAAAGTAGAGACTGTGGGAATGTGTGTTATTCGGGTGAACACAGACCAGGGGCTGACGGGAATCGGTGTCACCTACCATGAAGTAGGGGGTGAGGCAATTAAGGAGATGATTGAAAGGTACTATGGTCCAAAGCTGATTGGTCGGGACCCCTTTGAGACAGAAGAGATCTGGGAAGAGCTGTTTCACTATGCCAGAGGAGTAGGACGAAAGGGGCTGTCCTTTTGCGCGCTGAGTGCCGTGGATATTGCTCTGTGGGATTTAAAAGGAAAAATTATGGATTTACCGCTGTATCGCCTGCTTGGAGGAAATAAAAAGAAAGTGCCGGTTTATGCCAGCGGCGGCTGGACCTCCTATGACGATGATGCCTTGGTGGCAGAGGCCTTGGAGATGGTAAGACGCGGTTATAAGATGATTAAGTTGAAGGTGGGCGTTGAGGGTGGAAGGAATATCCGAAGAGATACCCAAAGGTGCCGGAAGGTTAGAGAGGCGATTGGACCGGATATCGGCTTCATGGTAGATGCCAATAATGCCTTTCACAGTGGGGATGCGGTGCGGCTGGCTAATGAAATTCGAGAGTACGACATTTTGTTTTTTGAGGAACCGGTATTTGCAGATGATATACCGGGGCTGCGCAGGTTCCGCCAGGGAACCGATATTCCGCTGGGAACCGGGGAGCATGAGTACACACGGTATGGAGCGAGAGACCTGATCTTAGGTGAAGCCGTGGATTATCTTCAGATGGATGTGACCAGGTGCGGCGGCATCACGGAGATGCTGAAGGTGATTGCACTGTCACAGGCGTGGAATCTGGCTTTTGCTCCTCATGCGATGGAGCATATTCACATGCATTTGGTGAGCGCTGCTGCCAATGGAGCATTTTTGGAGAGATTGTTTTTGTTTGAGGATATCACGGCCATGGTCTTTAAAGACGCTCCAGTACCGGAAGAAGGGATTTTGACGATACCGGATAAGCCGGGATTGGGCTTGGAACTGAACAGTGAATTTTTGAGATAG
- a CDS encoding N-acetylneuraminate lyase: protein MKEYRGIFPALVTPFDEKGRVDADRMQRLVEKNLRQGVAGFYVGGSTAESYLLSMDERKYALEAVMEAVQGTEASVIANVGVFATEHGLALADHARRAGVSAISSVPPFYFPFCMEEYIHYYNTLAERAQMPVILYNIPAMSGVTFKKEDIQRLFENENIIGMKHTSYDLFQLQQLIQEYPEKNIFIGHDEILLCAFSVGAEAAIGSTFNFMAEKFVRLAKLMNEGKQREALKLQDQANRVIQVLCEVGVFKGVKAALKFQGYDCGLCREPFLPLSKREERRLYETLLENDCL from the coding sequence ATGAAAGAATACAGAGGAATTTTTCCGGCGCTGGTTACACCCTTCGATGAGAAGGGACGAGTAGATGCAGACAGGATGCAAAGACTGGTGGAAAAAAATCTGCGCCAGGGCGTGGCTGGCTTTTATGTGGGAGGCAGCACAGCGGAGTCCTATCTTTTGTCCATGGATGAGAGAAAGTATGCGTTGGAGGCTGTCATGGAGGCAGTACAGGGAACGGAGGCGTCGGTGATTGCGAATGTCGGTGTATTTGCCACAGAACATGGATTAGCACTGGCAGACCACGCCAGGAGAGCGGGGGTTTCTGCGATCTCATCCGTTCCGCCTTTTTACTTTCCTTTTTGTATGGAAGAATACATTCACTATTACAATACGCTGGCCGAGAGAGCACAGATGCCGGTGATTCTCTACAATATCCCTGCTATGTCAGGAGTCACTTTCAAAAAAGAGGACATACAAAGGTTGTTTGAAAATGAAAATATTATTGGGATGAAGCACACCAGCTATGATTTGTTCCAGCTACAGCAGTTGATTCAAGAATATCCTGAGAAAAACATATTTATCGGTCATGACGAGATTCTGCTCTGTGCGTTTTCTGTGGGAGCAGAGGCTGCAATTGGAAGCACGTTTAATTTTATGGCAGAGAAATTTGTACGGCTTGCGAAGCTTATGAATGAAGGAAAACAGCGGGAGGCGCTGAAGCTTCAAGATCAGGCAAACCGTGTCATACAGGTTCTCTGTGAGGTCGGGGTGTTCAAGGGAGTAAAGGCAGCTTTGAAATTTCAGGGATATGACTGCGGTCTGTGCAGAGAACCATTTTTGCCTCTGTCTAAGAGGGAAGAGAGAAGACTTTATGAGACACTTTTGGAGAATGACTGTCTGTGA
- a CDS encoding aldehyde dehydrogenase family protein, producing MKMFIHGEERDSRDSAVIEVVNPYNGKLLDTVPAATREDVTECITWAVEGQKTWNQKNIREKSEVLKKFVGLVKEKREDLARLLTMETGKPIGDSYGEVDELCYIFEGSIEVMKHHYGKTMPRGTQPGYDTDLQVTVYEPRGVIVCIIPFNFPLALWAYKSGPALMAGNSIITKPASVNPLSVMTVCKLLAKAGVPADACQCVTGSGSKVGDWLVDDSRIAQVNMTGSVQAGLSIAKTAAKYLTDYKFELGGNDPFIVLEDADMDLAVREAVDRTRNAGQCCSGSKRFIIHNSRKEEFVRRLIDEVLEKVVMGDPLEAGTTMGTLVSEEAAKGVEQEIAHTVAQGAKLIYGGERKGAAIKPAVLVDVTKEMDIARDMEVFGPVYPIIGFDTVEEAIEIAESTDYGLGSGVITNDLKKAMKVVSALRAGHVAVNGAGSFRAVELPFGGGKKNSGNSRECLSSVLEEVMQVKSIVFRYAMEEV from the coding sequence ATGAAAATGTTTATTCATGGGGAAGAGAGAGATTCCAGGGACAGTGCAGTGATTGAGGTTGTCAATCCATATAATGGAAAATTGCTGGATACGGTTCCGGCGGCCACACGGGAGGATGTAACCGAGTGTATCACTTGGGCTGTGGAAGGGCAAAAAACCTGGAATCAAAAGAATATCCGGGAAAAATCGGAGGTACTCAAAAAATTTGTCGGTCTCGTCAAAGAGAAGAGAGAGGACTTGGCGAGACTGTTGACCATGGAGACCGGAAAACCCATTGGGGATTCCTACGGAGAGGTAGACGAGCTTTGTTATATTTTCGAAGGGTCGATAGAGGTGATGAAGCATCACTATGGAAAGACTATGCCTAGGGGAACACAGCCAGGCTATGACACGGATTTGCAGGTGACAGTCTATGAGCCCCGGGGAGTGATCGTATGTATCATACCCTTTAATTTCCCTTTGGCTCTGTGGGCTTATAAATCAGGTCCGGCGCTGATGGCAGGAAATTCTATTATCACGAAGCCAGCCAGCGTCAATCCTCTATCTGTCATGACGGTCTGTAAGCTTTTGGCAAAAGCAGGAGTGCCGGCTGATGCATGCCAGTGCGTCACAGGCAGCGGCTCAAAGGTGGGAGACTGGCTGGTGGATGACAGCAGAATTGCTCAGGTGAATATGACAGGCAGTGTCCAGGCAGGACTTAGTATTGCAAAGACGGCTGCCAAATATCTGACGGATTATAAATTTGAACTGGGAGGAAATGACCCATTTATCGTACTGGAAGATGCGGACATGGATTTGGCCGTGCGGGAGGCAGTGGATCGGACCAGGAATGCGGGCCAGTGCTGCAGCGGGTCTAAGAGATTTATCATTCACAATTCCCGCAAGGAGGAGTTCGTGAGAAGACTGATTGATGAGGTTTTAGAGAAGGTGGTGATGGGAGACCCACTGGAAGCTGGCACCACCATGGGAACCTTGGTGAGCGAGGAGGCAGCCAAGGGCGTAGAACAGGAAATTGCCCATACAGTCGCGCAGGGGGCAAAACTGATCTATGGCGGGGAGCGAAAGGGAGCGGCCATAAAACCGGCGGTCTTAGTGGATGTGACCAAAGAGATGGACATCGCCAGAGATATGGAGGTGTTTGGTCCGGTATATCCGATTATTGGTTTTGACACCGTTGAGGAAGCCATTGAGATTGCGGAGAGCACAGACTATGGCCTTGGCAGCGGCGTAATCACCAATGATTTAAAGAAAGCTATGAAGGTAGTGAGCGCGCTTCGTGCCGGACATGTGGCTGTAAACGGTGCCGGGAGCTTTCGGGCTGTGGAACTGCCCTTTGGAGGCGGAAAGAAAAACAGCGGCAACAGCAGAGAGTGTCTTTCCTCTGTGCTGGAGGAAGTGATGCAGGTAAAATCCATCGTTTTTCGTTACGCGATGGAAGAGGTTTAG
- a CDS encoding class II aldolase/adducin family protein — protein MNRQTMHPAEQICTVMKRIYARQLTTLSGGNLSILDEEGIMWVSPSGIDKSSLTPKDVVQVLPDGSYIGHHKPTSEYLIHREIYKVRRDIKAILHAHPPAVTSMSTLHQTVDTSLYPLAHRMNGDTQIAVYGLPGSMQLARRVAAVFESGSDTAILENHGVFLSSEKDIFEAFARFDELEANAVTEMNAYVFGQPQGMNEELQRSCRAYFQRPLSKVDRNTVMTSEEKKLRRELSDTAVRAYENKLFTAVSGVVSARIDEHSFLISPGERDNAYLEPDDFVKVTDGKYEGESYPDGFARFVSLVYDRNPKIRGMIFSTAPYTMMFAATEEPYRVNFIPECYGVLFSCREYSAEEFLEDGERLAAEARIDAPFALIRNIGAVFTAVSLHAAYDMLEVCENTAKSIHMARQTGKEIQWMTEEQLREMDGK, from the coding sequence ATGAACAGACAGACAATGCATCCGGCAGAGCAGATCTGTACGGTGATGAAGAGAATCTATGCAAGGCAGCTTACCACTTTATCGGGAGGGAATCTTTCGATTCTAGATGAAGAAGGGATTATGTGGGTATCCCCATCGGGAATCGACAAGTCCTCACTGACTCCCAAAGATGTGGTACAGGTTTTGCCGGATGGTTCTTATATAGGACACCACAAACCCACGTCGGAATATTTGATACATAGAGAGATCTATAAGGTGAGAAGAGATATCAAAGCGATTCTGCACGCGCATCCGCCGGCTGTGACCAGTATGAGTACGCTTCATCAGACCGTGGATACCAGCTTATATCCGTTGGCTCATCGGATGAATGGTGATACACAGATAGCAGTTTACGGTCTACCAGGCTCTATGCAGCTGGCCCGTCGGGTGGCGGCGGTTTTTGAGAGTGGAAGTGATACAGCGATTTTGGAAAATCACGGTGTGTTTCTCTCCAGCGAAAAGGATATTTTCGAGGCTTTTGCCAGATTCGACGAGCTAGAGGCCAACGCGGTGACGGAGATGAATGCCTATGTCTTCGGGCAGCCCCAGGGGATGAACGAAGAGCTGCAAAGGAGCTGTAGAGCATATTTCCAGAGACCCTTGAGCAAAGTGGATAGAAATACCGTTATGACCAGTGAAGAGAAAAAGCTGCGCAGAGAATTAAGTGACACAGCAGTGAGGGCTTATGAGAATAAACTGTTTACCGCGGTTTCCGGAGTGGTCTCTGCCAGGATTGATGAGCATTCCTTTTTGATCTCTCCTGGAGAACGGGATAATGCGTATCTGGAACCGGATGATTTTGTGAAGGTGACGGACGGAAAATATGAAGGGGAAAGTTATCCAGATGGATTTGCTAGGTTTGTCAGTCTGGTGTATGACAGAAATCCGAAGATCAGAGGGATGATTTTTTCGACTGCCCCTTATACGATGATGTTTGCTGCGACAGAGGAACCCTATCGGGTAAATTTTATACCGGAGTGTTACGGAGTACTGTTTAGCTGCCGGGAATATTCGGCAGAAGAGTTTTTGGAAGACGGAGAAAGGCTTGCCGCAGAGGCTAGGATTGATGCTCCGTTTGCCCTGATTCGGAATATAGGAGCGGTGTTCACAGCAGTGTCTTTGCATGCAGCCTACGATATGCTGGAGGTATGTGAGAACACGGCGAAATCTATCCACATGGCGAGGCAGACAGGAAAAGAGATTCAGTGGATGACAGAGGAACAGTTAAGAGAAATGGACGGGAAATAG
- a CDS encoding ribokinase, whose product MRRPKILVAGSFVLDQIAVTKTVPGEGETVLGTTFRKAPGGKGLNQAAQAAKLGAEVTMVGKLGQDGNGRELLSACQESGVNSAHVLLDEEQPSGCALIVLEEKEDGSVQNRILVVPGANHSIRPQEIEFLKEEIAEYDMVLLQLEISMEINEQIAAYAYEKGVPVMLNSAPSAPLSDTFLSHLTFISPNEHEVEDLTGIKIHRRGGEINQEDVKKAAGKLLDKGVKNVLITLGSGGAALCNRSGCYYAPCVRGITAVDPTAAGDSFVGAFCTGFCCGLDWEELLTFANHVAAITVTGMGALPSLPELEQVEQLLKKEEIVFPELAVLKKQNLKPETAGIEEV is encoded by the coding sequence ATGAGGAGGCCGAAAATATTAGTTGCGGGCAGCTTTGTGCTGGACCAGATTGCGGTCACAAAGACAGTACCTGGTGAGGGAGAGACGGTGTTAGGCACCACTTTTCGAAAGGCACCGGGAGGCAAAGGGCTGAACCAGGCTGCTCAGGCTGCAAAGCTGGGAGCGGAAGTTACGATGGTGGGAAAGCTGGGCCAGGACGGCAATGGGCGGGAGCTTCTGTCAGCCTGCCAGGAATCCGGGGTAAATTCGGCTCATGTGCTGCTGGATGAGGAACAGCCTTCCGGGTGCGCGTTGATTGTACTAGAAGAGAAGGAAGACGGCTCCGTGCAGAACCGAATTCTCGTGGTTCCAGGTGCAAATCATTCTATCAGACCGCAGGAAATTGAGTTTTTAAAAGAAGAGATCGCAGAATACGACATGGTGCTCTTGCAGTTGGAGATATCCATGGAAATCAATGAACAGATAGCAGCCTATGCCTATGAGAAAGGGGTTCCGGTGATGTTGAATTCCGCTCCAAGTGCTCCGCTGTCAGATACGTTTTTAAGTCACCTGACTTTTATTTCTCCGAACGAGCACGAAGTGGAAGATTTGACAGGAATTAAAATACATCGTCGGGGCGGAGAAATCAACCAGGAGGATGTAAAAAAGGCAGCGGGAAAGCTGCTGGATAAAGGTGTAAAAAATGTGTTGATAACACTTGGCTCTGGGGGAGCAGCGCTTTGTAACAGGAGCGGCTGTTATTATGCTCCCTGTGTGAGAGGAATCACGGCAGTAGACCCCACTGCGGCGGGGGACTCTTTTGTGGGAGCTTTTTGTACAGGGTTTTGTTGTGGGCTGGACTGGGAAGAGCTGCTGACTTTTGCCAATCATGTGGCTGCAATCACGGTCACGGGAATGGGAGCTCTGCCTTCTCTGCCAGAATTGGAGCAGGTGGAACAGCTTTTGAAAAAAGAGGAGATTGTATTTCCAGAGCTGGCAGTCTTAAAAAAACAAAATCTGAAACCAGAGACTGCGGGCATTGAGGAGGTTTGA
- a CDS encoding zinc-dependent alcohol dehydrogenase, producing the protein MAEKKMAKMAVLKGPNHLDIESFPLPEVKDDGMLIKIEATSICGSDAHSIRSTPAQPSPLGHEFTGKIVEMGERANETIYSFSGPLKVGDRIAVYPWITCGTCPECMRHGNGVCMVCENAFMYGGQETFGHSKYTADAYEVPHFKGGFAEYVYIFPGTYVWKLPEDMPSEIASLLDPLAVCARAIEMAQTEPGVLGESLNTNTNAVVIGEGAIGIMTAMLLKIMGCRNVILTGHKDEKLKKAQEISRCDYVINSNKMEKEERFRYIREITDGGPDLVIQCANNTRASIEGLELVRKLGTYVEVGVPFGFGETFEVELPQLIFSKNVKINSLASNSQRVFDKAFHLLERYQEFPFEKLLTHKFYSLEELMPTMQKMRDVDYIKGVMILK; encoded by the coding sequence ATGGCAGAGAAAAAGATGGCAAAGATGGCGGTTCTGAAAGGGCCGAACCATCTGGATATTGAGAGCTTTCCGCTTCCTGAGGTGAAAGATGACGGGATGTTAATCAAGATAGAAGCGACTTCTATCTGCGGCTCGGATGCCCACTCGATTCGCTCTACGCCGGCACAACCGAGTCCCCTGGGCCATGAGTTCACAGGTAAAATTGTGGAGATGGGAGAGAGAGCCAATGAGACGATCTATTCTTTCAGTGGGCCGTTGAAGGTGGGAGACCGGATTGCGGTGTATCCCTGGATTACCTGTGGGACTTGTCCGGAGTGTATGCGCCATGGAAATGGAGTGTGCATGGTCTGCGAGAATGCCTTTATGTATGGCGGTCAGGAGACCTTTGGTCACAGCAAGTACACGGCTGACGCCTATGAAGTTCCTCACTTTAAAGGCGGGTTTGCAGAGTATGTGTATATTTTCCCTGGAACCTATGTGTGGAAGCTGCCCGAAGATATGCCAAGCGAGATTGCAAGTCTTTTGGACCCTCTGGCTGTGTGCGCGAGGGCAATTGAGATGGCCCAGACAGAACCGGGTGTACTGGGAGAATCACTGAATACGAATACCAATGCAGTGGTAATCGGCGAAGGAGCGATCGGTATCATGACGGCAATGCTGCTGAAGATTATGGGATGCCGGAATGTGATTCTCACGGGGCATAAGGATGAAAAGCTGAAAAAAGCTCAGGAGATTTCCAGATGTGATTATGTAATCAACAGCAACAAGATGGAAAAAGAAGAACGTTTCCGTTATATCCGTGAGATCACAGACGGAGGCCCGGATTTGGTTATCCAGTGTGCCAATAATACCCGTGCGTCCATCGAAGGATTAGAGTTGGTGAGAAAATTGGGAACTTATGTGGAGGTGGGAGTTCCCTTTGGATTCGGTGAAACCTTTGAGGTGGAGCTGCCTCAGTTGATTTTCAGCAAAAATGTGAAAATCAACAGCTTGGCATCCAACAGTCAGAGGGTGTTTGACAAAGCATTTCATCTGTTGGAGCGCTATCAAGAATTTCCGTTTGAGAAGCTCTTGACGCATAAGTTTTACTCTTTGGAGGAACTTATGCCTACCATGCAGAAGATGCGGGATGTAGACTATATCAAAGGTGTTATGATCTTAAAATAA
- a CDS encoding rhamnulokinase, whose translation MDDRGTVKRNGREIAMVRSYLAMDYGGSSGRGILGHYDGEKLILEEVNRFPDFFVEINGICYWDTFMMLQNLKESLKTAGQKCRNKTELVSVGIDTWGTDYGLLDGQGNPIGTSVCERNTQGAGRKAVTEKIGEKVLYEKTGTHFLDGNTLFQLYERKLREDSGLEYAGTLLMLPDLLGYFLTGECFSEYSDAVTSMLLDVESETWNVDILEKLGLPADIYPKVIHGGEKSFSVKKELLEELHLKGINYTPVLSHDTASAIAAVPHVPGQAFCSSGTWSIMGVVTKEPPAKDRARQYNFASSKFGNSFYKTHRDFMGMWMITQCKREWEAEGRKYSWEEITDAAAKAEEFAAVIDVDRSEFFNVGNMHGKIERYLARTGQRMPQGMGALSRCIYESLALRYRRTARQLQEISGEKITSLCIVGGGSRNRFLNQLIADAVEVPVIAGPSEAACIGNILMQMKADGQIQTLEEGWKIAENSFEKEVFLPDGTQDWESYDRKYQSIKESVKEEGKL comes from the coding sequence GTGGATGACAGAGGAACAGTTAAGAGAAATGGACGGGAAATAGCTATGGTGCGCAGTTATCTTGCAATGGACTATGGAGGCAGCAGCGGGCGGGGAATCCTGGGACATTACGACGGAGAAAAACTTATTTTGGAGGAGGTAAACCGTTTTCCTGATTTTTTTGTGGAGATCAATGGAATTTGCTATTGGGATACTTTCATGATGCTTCAGAATTTAAAGGAATCCCTGAAGACAGCGGGACAAAAATGTCGGAACAAGACAGAGCTGGTCAGCGTGGGAATCGACACCTGGGGGACAGATTATGGACTGCTGGATGGCCAGGGAAATCCTATAGGAACGTCTGTGTGTGAGAGAAATACGCAGGGAGCCGGAAGAAAAGCGGTGACGGAAAAGATCGGGGAGAAGGTGCTCTATGAGAAGACAGGGACCCATTTTCTGGACGGCAATACATTGTTTCAGCTCTATGAGAGAAAACTAAGAGAGGATTCTGGGTTAGAGTATGCGGGAACTTTACTGATGCTGCCGGACCTTCTGGGATATTTTCTGACGGGTGAGTGCTTCAGCGAGTATTCAGATGCGGTGACTTCGATGCTTTTGGATGTGGAGTCTGAGACCTGGAATGTGGATATTTTGGAAAAACTGGGTTTGCCGGCAGATATTTATCCAAAAGTCATTCACGGGGGAGAAAAGTCTTTTTCAGTCAAAAAAGAACTCCTGGAAGAGTTACATTTGAAAGGGATAAACTATACGCCAGTTTTATCTCATGATACTGCTTCAGCAATTGCTGCGGTTCCCCATGTGCCTGGACAGGCTTTTTGTTCTAGCGGGACTTGGTCGATCATGGGAGTGGTGACGAAAGAACCGCCTGCTAAGGACAGGGCGAGGCAATATAATTTTGCCAGTTCCAAATTTGGGAATAGCTTCTATAAGACTCACAGAGATTTTATGGGGATGTGGATGATTACCCAGTGTAAAAGAGAGTGGGAGGCAGAAGGCAGAAAATATTCCTGGGAAGAAATTACAGATGCAGCAGCAAAAGCAGAAGAGTTTGCGGCTGTGATAGACGTGGACAGGTCAGAATTTTTCAATGTGGGAAATATGCACGGAAAAATTGAGAGATACCTGGCAAGGACCGGACAAAGGATGCCGCAGGGAATGGGAGCGCTTAGCAGATGTATTTACGAAAGTCTGGCCCTTCGATATAGACGTACGGCACGACAACTACAAGAGATATCCGGAGAGAAGATTACTTCTCTTTGTATTGTGGGCGGGGGCAGCAGAAACCGTTTTTTAAATCAATTGATAGCGGATGCAGTGGAGGTTCCGGTGATCGCCGGACCTTCGGAGGCAGCGTGTATAGGAAATATTTTGATGCAGATGAAGGCGGATGGTCAGATTCAGACGCTGGAGGAAGGCTGGAAAATTGCGGAAAATTCTTTTGAAAAGGAGGTTTTTCTGCCGGACGGGACACAGGATTGGGAGAGTTATGATAGGAAATATCAATCAATAAAAGAAAGCGTAAAGGAGGAAGGGAAACTATGA